Proteins encoded together in one Centropristis striata isolate RG_2023a ecotype Rhode Island chromosome 6, C.striata_1.0, whole genome shotgun sequence window:
- the pamr1b gene encoding inactive serine protease PAMR1 has translation MLSAGRGLQLGQTHGGTHTTPWTNTFISWKEGWVLLISLFILLPLGTAWPYDYRYLYNNCPGPEWNVMCRGCCEYDVIRCKCPLQGTPVGYAVPCCRNAINECDPCIIHPGCSIFENCKRCNNGTWGPRDDFFITGKYCAECRPGWSGGDCMKCGGVIRKRQGHLVLESYPNNARCEWTIQVDQPFTIELRFMMLSLEFHHTCRYDFVEVRDGDSINSRVIARFCGNNRPAPVHSTGNSLHILFVSDGYKNFDGFFATFQESSACSSSPCLHDGTCILDSSFSYHCACLAGYTGKRCENVVGCHRPPVPTHGSTEGFFHHSGARIAFSCDAGFELRGFRTAICLNDGTWSAPAPECVPVERVCTLPPKPTHGNHFMVYGPNDVLIALQYLCYQPYELSGNSQRACLPNNTWSGTPPICTQVNNTLTEAEMDEDKTKEKEKGKEADSDKDISKTKEKGQGNSTGEKESAGGRDINTGHENTTAVDTKDKYTGSVPEGRNEGELEERNTGSEKPTGGSKDKVDSGGPDNSLNTVEKKEPELGKPPEKKEDSPDTNMETEKTDITEIVVLKDKGQAEKERKEEQVNGKRDRDKVGPNDTKMRTVIAEGENTVEIFQLEMTKNNTIIRDTKDAKKENNTIGSPQPGRKILPTRVNITQYTMYRAGGEESGKPKEKPTIKEDKTEKDSAEKTKEELERERQEREKEKEKEANQSFSEKSCPPLSRFYHGFYQLVPGVEPQTVEFFCNHSYALSGNTQRTCQPDGSWSGKQPLCVRACREPKVSELVKQRILPPQAPSRKTPVHKLYSSRLDRLLQSDSPTKAPPVLSQLPQGFHHLYTHIEYECASTFYHHSGSARRTCLKTGKWSGRHVSCSPVCGKHPTFDPERPAEAHWPWLAAIYRRFTNGAGTKVTKADSQAGSLKGDFGAGTGSNSQASDWQLVCSGALVNQKRVVVAAHCVTELGKVYPLDAAKLKVVVGKQYRDDHMESKGLQHLRVASIAVHPNYDPYILDSDMAVVKLLDKARIGEKVLPLCLSDSRDEEVVSGQGLVTGWSPLPDSSLGSDEKARVGLVHLADVVPCEQQYARNGVPVSVTDNMLCASQKPDYEPSNICPSDTGGILVLPASNNQKPSLGFAQAQGESKGLWRLLGLVSFGYDQGECDPDLYTVYTRVANFKDWIESNMK, from the exons ATTACAGGTATTTGTACAACAACTGCCCAGGCCCAGAGTGGAATGTTATGTGCAGAGGTTGCTGCGAGTATGATGTGATCCGCTGTAAATGCCCTCTGCAGGGGACTCCTGTGGGCTACGCCGTGCCCTGCTGTCGCAACGCCATCAATGAGTGTGACCCCTGCATCATCCATCCAG GTTGCAGTATATTTGAGAACTGTAAGCGCTGTAACAATGGGACGTGGGGCCCCAGGGATGACTTCTTCATTACTGGCAAATACTGTGCTGAGTGTCGGCCTGGCTGGTCTGGTGGAGATTGCATGA AGTGTGGGGGAGTGATCCGTAAACGGCAGGGCCACTTGGTGCTCGAGAGTTACCCCAACAATGCTCGATGTGAGTGGACCATCCAGGTGGACCAGCCCTTCACAATAGAGCTCAG GTTCATGATGCTGAGTCTGGAGTTTCACCATACTTGTCGGTATGACTTTGTGGAGGTCAGAGATGGTGACAGCATCAACTCACGTGTTATCGCTCGCTTCTGTGGCAACAACAGACCTGCACCAGTTCACAGCACTGGCAACAGTCTGCACATACTCTTTGTCTCTGATGGTTACAAGAATTTTGATGGATTCTTTGCCACTTTCCAGGAGAGCTCAG CTTGCAGCTCTTCTCCTTGCCTGCATGACGGGACATGTATCCTGGACAGTTCTTTCTCTTACCACTGTGCCTGTCTGGCTGGCTACACAGGCAAGAGGTGTGAAAATG TGGTTGGATGCCACAGGCCTCCAGTGCCCACCCATGGATCCACAGAGGGTTTCTTTCATCATTCGGGGGCACGCATCGCTTTCAGTTGTGACGCTGGCTTTGAGCTGCGGGGGTTTCGTACTGCCATCTGCCTGAATGATGGCACCTGGAGTGCTCCTGCCCCAGAGTGTG TGCCAGTTGAAAGAGTTTGTACTTTACCACCCAAGCCAACACATGGAAACCACTTCATGGTTTATGGACCCAATGATGTCCTCATTGCTCTACAGTACCTCTGCTACCAGCCCTATGAACTCAGTGGGAACTCCCAGAGAGCCTGCCTCCCAAACAACACCTGGAGTGGGACTCCTCCCATTTGCACCCAAG TGAATAACACTCTCACTGAGGCAGAAATGGATGAAGACAAgacaaaagagaaggaaaaaggCAAAGAAGCAGATAGTGACAAAGATATCAGCAAAACTAAAGAGAAAGGTCAAGGGAACTCAACTGGAGAAAAAGAAAGTGCTGGAGGGAGAGATATAAACACTGGGCACGAGAATACAACAGCAGTCGACACAAAAGATAAATATACTGGTAGTGTACCAGAGGGTAGGAATGAAGGAGAGCTAGAGGAAAGAAATACTGGGTCAGAGAAACCCACTGGAGGCAGCAAAGATAAAGTGGATAGTGGAGGCCCGGACAACAGCCTGAATACAGTTGAAAAGAAAGAACCAGAGTTAGGAAAGCCACCtgagaaaaaagaagacagtCCAGACACGaacatggaaacagaaaagacagataTCACGGAAATAGTTGTGCTAAAAGACAAAGGACAagcagagaaggaaagaaaagaggagcAGGTGAACGGAAAAAGAGATCGGGACAAAGTCGGTCCTAATGACACCAAGATGAGGACGGTCATAGCTGAGGgtgaaaacacagtggagataTTTCAActggaaatgacaaaaaacaacacaattataCGGGATACAAAGgatgcaaagaaagaaaataatactaTAGGTTCTCCACAGCCGGGGAGGAAAATCCTTCCCACTAGAGTCAACATTACACAGTACACCATGTACAGAGCGGGAGGTGAGGAAAGTGGGAAACCAAAGGAAAAACCAACAATTAAAGAGGATAAGACGGAGAAGGATTCTGCTGAGAAAACaaaggaggagctggagagggagaggcaggagagagaaaaagaaaaggagaaagaagcCAACCAAAGCTTCAGTG AGAAAAGCTGCCCACCTCTCTCTCGCTTCTACCACGGCTTCTATCAGCTGGTGCCCGGGGTGGAGCCTCAGACAGTGGAGTTCTTCTGTAACCACTCCTACGCTCTCAGTGGAAATACCCAACGTACCTGCCAGCCAGATGGTAGCTGGAGTGGCAAACAACCCCTCTGTGTCAGAG CATGTCGGGAGCCCAAAGTGTCCGAGCTGGTTAAACAAAGAATTCTGCCACCTCAGGCACCATCCAG AAAGACACCGGTGCACAAGCTCTACTCTTCCAGACTGGACCGACTGCTCCAGTCTGACAGCCCCACTAAAGCTCCCCCAGTGCTTTCCCAGTTGCCCCAGGGCTTCCATCATCTTTATACACACATAGAGTACGAGTGTGCCTCTACCTTCTACCACCACTCGGGCAGTGCTCGCCGCACTTGCTTGAAGACTGGAAAATGGAGTGGGCGTCATGTGTCCTGTTCGCCAG TGTGTGGGAAGCATCCAACCTTTGACCCAGAGAGGCCGGCAGAGGCTCACTGGCCTTGGCTGGCAGCCATCTACCGCCGCTTCACCAACGGAGCTGGGACTAAGGTGACTAAGGCAGACAGCCAGGCAGGGTCCCTGAAGGGGGACTTTGGAGCAGGAACTGGCAGCAACAGTCAGGCTTCTGACTGGCAGCTTGTGTGCAGCGGGGCTCTGGTGAACCAAAAGAGGGTGGTGGTTGCTGCCCACTGTGTGACAGAGCTGGGGAAGGTGTATCCTCTGGATGCAGCCAAGCTCAAGGTGGTGGTAGGGAAGCAATACCGTGATGACCACATGGAAAGTAAAGGTCTTCAACACCTGAGG GTGGCTTCCATTGCCGTTCATCCAAACTATGACCCCTATATTCTGGACTCTGACATGGCTGTGGTCAAGTTACTGGACAAAGCAAGGATCGGTGAGAAGGTCCTGCCCCTCTGCCTCTCAGACAGCCGGGACGAAGAGGTCGTCTCTGGGCAAGGGCTTGTGACAGGCTGGTCTCCACTGCCCGATTCAAGTTTGGGTTCTGATGAGAAGGCGAGGGTTGGGCTCGTTCACCTTGCTGATGTAGTCCCCTGTGAGCAGCAGTATGCTCGTAACGGCGTGCCAGTCAGCGTCACAGACAATATGCTCTGTGCCAGCCAGAAGCCTGACTATGAGCCCTCTAACATATGTCCCTCTGACACGGGGGGAATCCTTGTCCTCCCTGCCAGCAACAACCAGAAGCCCTCTCTCGGCTTTGCGCAGGCGCAAGGGGAGAGCAAAGGGCTGTGGAGACTCCTGGGTCTGGTGAGCTTTGGCTATGACCAAGGGGAGTGTGATCCTGACCTCTACACAGTCTACACACGTGTAGCCAATTTCAAAGACTGGATAGAGagcaatatgaaataa